The Nostoc sp. NIES-3756 DNA window TGCTGGATGTAATTTCTCAATTCGCGCCGAGGCTGTAGTAAGGCGCACAATAAACTTTCGTAACTCTCTAATGGTTTGGTTGTATATTCTACGTTACGGCTATCCGGTTCTCGGACAAAGCCATCCAAGTCGGCGACAATTTTATCCGAGAGACCTACAATGTCACCTTGAGGCGTTCCGGTGTACATTTCAATTTCAAAGCCTTTTAATAAAACCACATGCTTCTCCTCGGCTCTCCCAGCCTTTAAATTGTATCGACTTAGACAATCCTTTACACCGACATACGGCCGAATTTATCATTAAGAATTATGGAACCATAGACTGAGGCCTATGAACTTGTGACCCCACTCTAGGCTAGTTGTGAATGTTTAAGGGGCATAATCGTCTAATTTCTAACCCTCATTCACAACACATAATTCTCGCAAATCTTCTATTTCAGTTATGAATTAGAAAGATAGCAAGCATCACTAGTGATTTGTAAAATCCAGAATCCCTCAGTGAAGATAACTATAGGTAACTGCACCAGCCAGAACAAGCAACTCATATAACGGTGGTTCCCTCTGGCAGATACATAGAAAAATACCAGTGTCTGTCAAAGCGGAATTTTTCTTACTGCCAGTTAACGGTATGGTCTCGACTTAACGTTTTATACAAGTTAAAAATTTTGATGTAATCTATAGTCTCATAAAATGTCCAATTGTTTAATAGTGGATTAAAGCTTGTATTGGCGGTAGACTTGGCTAGCGGCGCGATGTACTAGGGAATGTCTCCAAACGAGGGCTTGCATATCATCCGCGTAACCGCCACCAATGACGCAGGCTACAGGATAACCAGCACTGACACAGGTACTCAACACCTGCATTTCCCGACGAAAAATTCCAGTATCACTTAAAGCTAGTTTACCTAAGCGATCGCCTATATGTGGATCAACGCCAGCATCGTAGAATACTAAGTCTGGTTTGATATCTGTGAGCAAATCTGATAAGTAACTGGCTAAGGTTTGCAAGTAAGCGTCATCTTCCATTCCCACGGGGAGGGGAACATCTAAATCACTTGTTTGTTTTGTTCCAGGGAAGTTGACTTCACAGTGCATGGAGAAGGTAAACACACTGTCGTCATCTTGAAAAATAAAAGCTGTACCGTCACCTTGATGAACATCTAAATCAACAATCAGGATTTTTTGGACGAGTCCCTGTTTTTGGAGAACGCGAGATGCGATCGCTAAATCGTTGAAAATACAAAAACCAGAACCATAACTGGGAAAAGCGTGATGAGTACCACCAGCCGTATTACAAGCTAACCCTTGACTCAGTGCTAATTGCGCTGTAAGTATTGTTCCACCCACCGCCACACAAGTACGATTTGCTAATGCCGGACTCCACGGTAAACCGATACGACGCTGTGCTTTGGAGTCTAATGTGCCTCCGCAGTATGCTTGCACATAGTCTGGGGTGTGAACTAACTCGATTAACTCTTGCGGTGGACGTTTTGGTGTGTGAAATTGTTCTTGTTGTGCTACGCCATCGGTTAATAGCAACTCATAGAGTTTTTTGAATTTTGACATCGGGAAGCGATGTCCTTCAGGTAATGGTGCAACGTAATCCGGGTGATAAATAATTGGCAATTCCATATCATACATTTTCACCCAAAGAATGATGCTAAATCTAGCTAAATATCATAATTTATGTTGAATGTAATGAACTAGTCGTGAGTTAATTTCTACAATTAATAATTTACACAAAATAAATGCAATGCCAGAGCGCAGTAAAATTTGGCAATATAAAAGATGCTGATGAGTTACAAAGTAAATTTAATTATGATGGACTGGATTTTACCTCTAGGATTGCTATTGTTTGGTTTAATTAGCGGAGTAATTGGCGAAAAATTTATCTTAAAAAAGTTAGAAAAATTCGCATTCAAGAAAGAAATTCCTGGAAGTCACATCATTTTCAAATCTTTAAAGCGTATGCCATTTATATGGTTTACACTCGCAGGACTTTCAGCAGCAATTATTAGTGCGCCTTTAAAGCCAGATATGGTTATTTTACTGCAAAGGATTACTAAAATTGCTTTCCTCTCATCAGTCACATTAGTTTTAGCTAATCTAGTTTCAGGATTCGTCAAATTATACACCCATAAAACTGAGAGAGCTACGGCATCACTGATTGCTAATCTTGCTAAAGCTTGTGTTTTGCTTTTAGGTGTATTACTCTTATTACAAACACTAGGCATTGAAATAACACCAATTGTTACTACATTAGGAGTTGGTGGTTTAGCAGTCGGTTTAGCGCTACAAGATACGCTTGCTAATTTATTTTCAGGCTTTTATTTAATTATTTCTAAGCAAGTTAGAACTGGAGATTATGTCAAGCTAGATGCAGGTCAAGAGGGGTATGTTACAGATATTTCTTGGCGTAATACTACTATTAGGGAATTATCTAATAATGTAATTATCGTACCTAATTCCAAACTGTCTTCGGCAATTTTCACTAACTATCATTTGCCAGCAAAAGAAATTACCTTAACAATGAATGTAGGTGTTAGTTATGATAGTGATTTAGAAGAAGTAGAGAAAGTAACTGTAGAAGTTGCTAAAGAAGTTATGAGTGAAATTGCTCCGGGATTAATAGAAAATCAACCTTATATAAGATTTCATACTTTTAACGATTTTAGTATAGATTTTACCTTATATATGCGTGTTAGCGAATATTTTGACCAGCGTATCGGTAAACATCTATTTATTAAAAAGCTTCATAAGCGCTATCAACAGGCAGGTATTTCTATTCCATTTCCTATTAGAGAAGTATATTTTCATGGAAAAGTAGATAATGGATAGCAATAGCAAAATTTAGGCTTGCAAAACCAATATCTATGACAAATGAGGTTTTTTTATAAAAGCCCTCATTTGTCAAAATTTACAGTTATTAACCTCACCTTTTTAGAACTAATTGAAAAGAATTGAGATATCCCGTAATGGTTTTAGCTAATGACTTTTGCTGTTTTTTAGTAGTGATAGCCATTACTTGATACAAGCGTCCATCAGCAAGATAAATTCTACTTCTAGTGATTTTACCACCAGAATTTATGTATGCAATTTCCTTACCTGGATGACCGTTAGAACTGCGAATATTACGCTGATTCAACAAATTACTTTTTGTAGTCTTTAACGCCATATCCCGCACGTTATTTAAAATTTCCTCGGGATCTGTTAATTTCCCATAACTGTGAGGAAATTCGTTGTATACCACTAAGTAAGCTACTTCCTGTTTTGGGGGTTGGGCTAAAAATACATTTAAGTTAATTTCCCCCATGTAAGTTTTTTGAGTTTGAAACTCTTGTTTTGGTGAACCCGGCATCAACACAGAAAAACGCCCATCGGGGGCATTAAACAGTTTCCATTCTGGTTGAACTGGTTCAGTAATGATTAGTTTCTTTTTAGAATCGGTTCTTTTAATAACAGTTGGTTTCTTTTGAGACTGCGTTTTTCTAACAATTGTTAGTTTTTTGCGAGACACAACCGTTTTGGCTGGAACATTAGCACGCTTGGGTTGACGAGCTTCTACTGTCATGGAGCCGCTACAAACTAAGGTAGCGGCGATTAATGATAACACAACTTTTAGTGTCATAGTTTTGGCATTCGCAGATGCTGATATTACTGACGATGTGCTAGTTATAACCTAGCAGCACATAAAGCAGCACCTATTAATCCCACTTGTTGATTAAGAATAATATGTATAGGTATTTCTTCCAAAAGTGGGCGCATTCTGCCTTTTTGGCTGAAATTAAGCAAGAAATTACTGTTTTCAATCAATGGCAAGATTTTGGGTGCAATCCCACCTGCAATGTATAAACCGCCGTATGGTAAGAGTTTCAGGGCTAAATTGCCTGCTTCTGCACCATAAGCATCTATAAATAGTTGCAGAGTTTGTTCCGAAAGGCGATCGCACCTCAGCACTGCGGCTTTACCAATAGCTGCACCAGGATCAACACTTTTTTCTGACTGTCCTGCTTGTTGTTCCCAAGTACGGACAAATTGAGCGATTTCTGGAGATTCAATAGCAAGTTTGCGATCGCGTAAAAATTGGTAAATTGCGACAATTCCCTGTCCCGACACCACCCGTTCTACCGATACACGCTGGATATCATGTTTATCCAACAGATATTTCATTAGCTGAAACTCTAACTCATTACGGGGTGCAAAATCAGCGTGTCCACCTTCAGAGGGGAAAACTTGATAGTAGTTTCCTTGCTTGATTAAAAATCCTTGTCCTAAACCAGTACCAGCACCAATGATACCGATAGGAGCTTCTGGTTTTGGTTTACCAACTTGTAAAGTTAGTAAATCTTGCTTACCCAAACCAAAAATCCCATAACCAACAGCAGCAAAATCATTAATTAGTGAGATTAAAGGAATACCCAATTCTTGGGCTAATCGTTCAGTATCCAAAAACCATACCAAATTAGTCAACTTGGCAGTATTATTCACCACTGGGCCGGCGATCGCAAAACAAGCTTTCTGGGGTGTAGGTGTATTAGCCTTGGCTAAAAACTGCTGTACCATCGGCACTAAATCAAGAAAATCCCCACTATGGTAAGTTTCCTCAAAAATAGTTGCTAACTCCGATGAGTCTGATATTTCCACCAAACGCAAAATAGTTTTCGTCCCGCCAATATCTCCTGCTAATAATAAAGTCATAAAACTTAGTGGTAAATTGCTCAGTAGTCATTAGTCATTAGTCCACAGTCCATAGTCCACAGTCAACAGCCCAGAGAAAGGGGAAACACAAGCCTTCTGTCAACTATTTAACTATCAACAGACTAAGCAAATCTAATCACTTCCTCTACCTCAGTTAAATGAGAAGTGTCCCCCTTTAGTTCTAACAACCAGTCCGGTTCGTAACGTACAACCTTGACCAAAGAACATAAAGAAGCTTTAACCTCAGTTTTGGCAATTTCTCCTACTAACCCCATAGCAGCACCCAGCACAGATGCACCATGCGCTACCAGTAGAATATTTTCGGGGAAGAACTCCGTCACTAAACACCTAGCTGTTTGTCCCGAACGCGCCCTAACTTCTTCATGGGTTTCGGGGTAATTCGCTGCAATGCGTGCTGTATAACCGAGATCAATTCTAGGAAATAATTCTGCTAGTGCTGAAGTTGATAGCCGTTCTGGTTCTTCAGTCATCCAAGCTGGATTGAGCCATTCACTCAACCCTGTCTCTAAATTAATCGGCAAATCCAAAACTTCTGCTACTGCGTTAGCAGTTTGTACCGTTCGTAAAAAAGGAGAAGCGAAAATGTGACCGATTTTCTCGGTTCGCAAACGTTGAGCTAGTTGTTTAGCTTGCACCATCCCATCATCAGATAAGGGCGGATCATAACGTCGTTCTGCGGTAAGAAACCAGTCAGGGTTAACAAAATCGAGGCGATTGGCGTGTCTTGCGATCCAGACTATTTGACTCATGGGTTTGATTAATCAGGCGAATTGAACTCGCTGCAAACAAAAATAGACACCCAAAAAGACGGGTGCAAACCCAATATATGATAAATATTGTAATAATTTGTAATTAATTATTAGTCAACAGTCTATAGTTATTACTTATTCTCCTCTATATGCCCTATTTCTCACTTCCTATTTATGAAGTGATATTACAAACCTTGCAAAAATATTGAGAAATTGTCTCTCAGCCCAACGTGGTTTTAACGTAGAACCTATAGGAGAGACTTGAGGCAAATATAAATGAGCAAAGTTAGTAATCAAAACTATCGTTTTGTCTGCACTTTGACCTTTGGTGATATCTACGGTCAAATAATTGTTTGGTTAATTACGATTGTCCTGAGTTTGGCATCAGCTTTAGCTCTGATGGGCGCTAGACGACCGGTATATGCGTTAGTAACTGTAGGTCTTATTGTATTACTATCGCTACCCTTTTTGTTGTTTGCATTTGTAACTACACTGTTAAATCATATTGAAGTTACTGCTGTAGAACCAGGGACAAAAACCGAACCAATACCAGGAAATGTTTCCCAGCAGCAACCTGTACAAGCTACAAGTTGACAATCTCTAGTTTAATGAAAATTTTGTCACAAAGCTGCGCCCAAGTGAACTTGAGCGCAGATGTAACTAATTTTAAATTTTGAATTTATATCTTCCCTGTCCACCGATGGGGAATTTTTTTGTAAAGATACCAAACATCTCAGTGAATCACCTCTCTACAATAGAACAGCAGCGTTTTGTAGTCGGTGGCTAATATGCTAGAGCATGATGTAATTATTGTTGGGGGTGGATTGGCTGGGTGTCGAGCGGCCGTGGAAATTGCTCGTACTGACCCTAGTTTAAATGTTGCAGTAGTCGCCAAAACCCACCCTATCCGTTCTCACTCGGTTGCTGCCCAAGGTGGGATGGCAGCATCGTTAAAAAATGTCGATTCCGAAGACTCTTGGGAAGCACACGCTTTTGATACCGTTAAAGGTTCCGATTACTTAGCAGACCAAGATGCAGTGGCAATTCTCGCCCAAGAAGCCCCAGATGTAGTAATTGACCTGGAACACATGGGGGTTTTGTTTTCTCGTCTCCCTGATGGTCGCATTGCTCAACGGGCTTTTGGTGGACACTCCCATAATCGCACTTGTTACGCTGCTGATAAGACTGGTCACGCAATTCTGCATGAATTGGTAAATAATTTGCGGCGTTACGGTGTGTATATTTATCAAGAGTGGTACGTGATGCGCCTGATTTTGGAAGAAAATGAGGCTAAGGGCGTGGTCATGTACAGCTTATTAGATGGGCATATTGAGATAGTTAGGGCAAAAGCGGTAATGTTTGCCACTGGGGGTTACGGTCGCGTTTATAACACCACCTCCAATGACTACGCCTCCACTGGGGATGGCTTGGCAATGACGGCGATCGCAGGTTTACCTCTGGAAGATATGGAGTTTGTCCAATTCCACCCCACTGGTTTGTACCCTGTTGGTGTACTGATTTCCGAAGCTGTGCGGGGGGAAGGGGCGTATTTAATTAATAGTGAAGGCGATCGCTTCATGGCTACCTACGCACCTAGCCGTATGGAACTAGCACCTCGTGATATTACCTCAAGAGCGATCGCTTATGAAATTCGGGCTGGGCGTGGTGTC harbors:
- a CDS encoding histone deacetylase family protein, giving the protein MELPIIYHPDYVAPLPEGHRFPMSKFKKLYELLLTDGVAQQEQFHTPKRPPQELIELVHTPDYVQAYCGGTLDSKAQRRIGLPWSPALANRTCVAVGGTILTAQLALSQGLACNTAGGTHHAFPSYGSGFCIFNDLAIASRVLQKQGLVQKILIVDLDVHQGDGTAFIFQDDDSVFTFSMHCEVNFPGTKQTSDLDVPLPVGMEDDAYLQTLASYLSDLLTDIKPDLVFYDAGVDPHIGDRLGKLALSDTGIFRREMQVLSTCVSAGYPVACVIGGGYADDMQALVWRHSLVHRAASQVYRQYKL
- a CDS encoding glucokinase, translated to MTLLLAGDIGGTKTILRLVEISDSSELATIFEETYHSGDFLDLVPMVQQFLAKANTPTPQKACFAIAGPVVNNTAKLTNLVWFLDTERLAQELGIPLISLINDFAAVGYGIFGLGKQDLLTLQVGKPKPEAPIGIIGAGTGLGQGFLIKQGNYYQVFPSEGGHADFAPRNELEFQLMKYLLDKHDIQRVSVERVVSGQGIVAIYQFLRDRKLAIESPEIAQFVRTWEQQAGQSEKSVDPGAAIGKAAVLRCDRLSEQTLQLFIDAYGAEAGNLALKLLPYGGLYIAGGIAPKILPLIENSNFLLNFSQKGRMRPLLEEIPIHIILNQQVGLIGAALCAARL
- a CDS encoding succinate dehydrogenase/fumarate reductase flavoprotein subunit, with amino-acid sequence MLEHDVIIVGGGLAGCRAAVEIARTDPSLNVAVVAKTHPIRSHSVAAQGGMAASLKNVDSEDSWEAHAFDTVKGSDYLADQDAVAILAQEAPDVVIDLEHMGVLFSRLPDGRIAQRAFGGHSHNRTCYAADKTGHAILHELVNNLRRYGVYIYQEWYVMRLILEENEAKGVVMYSLLDGHIEIVRAKAVMFATGGYGRVYNTTSNDYASTGDGLAMTAIAGLPLEDMEFVQFHPTGLYPVGVLISEAVRGEGAYLINSEGDRFMATYAPSRMELAPRDITSRAIAYEIRAGRGVHLDGSAGGPFVYLDLRHMGKEKIMSRVPFCWEEAHRLVGVDAVTQPMPVRPTIHYCMGGIPVNTDGRVRSSGDGLVEGFFASGETSCVSVHGANRLGSNSLLECVVYGKRTGAAIAQYVQQRKLPTIEEQRYITQAQQEIQALLEQPGQYRINEVREAFQDAMTEYCGVFRTQELMSQGWEKISELQNKYSQVYLDDKGTCWNTELVEALELRSLIVVGQTILASALNRRESRGAHFREDFPQRDDENFLQHTMAYYSPAGIDIQYRPVVINMFEPKERKY
- a CDS encoding mechanosensitive ion channel family protein, which translates into the protein MMDWILPLGLLLFGLISGVIGEKFILKKLEKFAFKKEIPGSHIIFKSLKRMPFIWFTLAGLSAAIISAPLKPDMVILLQRITKIAFLSSVTLVLANLVSGFVKLYTHKTERATASLIANLAKACVLLLGVLLLLQTLGIEITPIVTTLGVGGLAVGLALQDTLANLFSGFYLIISKQVRTGDYVKLDAGQEGYVTDISWRNTTIRELSNNVIIVPNSKLSSAIFTNYHLPAKEITLTMNVGVSYDSDLEEVEKVTVEVAKEVMSEIAPGLIENQPYIRFHTFNDFSIDFTLYMRVSEYFDQRIGKHLFIKKLHKRYQQAGISIPFPIREVYFHGKVDNG
- a CDS encoding histidine phosphatase family protein yields the protein MSQIVWIARHANRLDFVNPDWFLTAERRYDPPLSDDGMVQAKQLAQRLRTEKIGHIFASPFLRTVQTANAVAEVLDLPINLETGLSEWLNPAWMTEEPERLSTSALAELFPRIDLGYTARIAANYPETHEEVRARSGQTARCLVTEFFPENILLVAHGASVLGAAMGLVGEIAKTEVKASLCSLVKVVRYEPDWLLELKGDTSHLTEVEEVIRFA